The DNA segment AATTGGCGTATGACAGATGAAGAGTTTGATGCACATAACGAAGCAAATATTAAAGCTGCATTTGGTGATGATTTTTTTGAAAATCTTAAAAATGATATTGATAATTTTGACCAAAAAGGAGGGGCAGCATAATGGAAGCAATAAGTAAAATTGAAAGCTTTGTAGAGCAAATGAAGCTTAAAGCTGAGAAGAAAAAACAACATTGTGATAAACATCAGATTGGTTATCTCTATAGCTGTTCACAATGTGATGCTGAGATTAAACAAGCTCAAGAAAGAGCATATCAAGTAGGTGTTTTATTAACTCAGTCAGGTATTAGAAAACGTTTTGAAAAAGCATGTTTTGAAAATTTTAAGCCTGAGAATCATCATGATCAAATAAATTTTAAGTTGGCTAAGAACTATGCTGATAATTTCGATGTCATGAAAGAAAATGGCAAAAACATTGTCATGTATGGTGGTACAGGCACAGGTAAAAATTATTTGGCTGTTAGCATTATGCGAGAATTAATCAGCCTATATAGCGCTAAGGTAAAAGTAATTACGGCGTATAACTTGATCTACAGCATTAACGAAACTTACTCACCAAACTGTCATAAAACCGAGCGCCAAGTTAAGCAAGAATATCTTAGCTATGATTTTTTAGTGATTGATGAGTTTGATTTAAATCGTGGCACTGAGTCAGATAATTTACAGTTGTTTGATGTTATCAACGATCGTTATGAAGAAATGTTGCCAACAGCAATTATTTCTAACCTCAATCGAGAGCAGTTAGAGAAGCGAGTAGGACAGCGTGTCATATCGCGCCTACTAGATGGTGGTGTAATCATGAAGTTTACTGGAGTCGATAGAAGGAAAAATCAAGTTTGTAATGGAGGGGTAAAATTATGAATTGTATAAATAAAGTTTTAAAGGTCGTGGTAAAGTTTTCATATGGCTTATGTGGGTATGTATTGGCGATGGGTAGATCGTTTAATGATGAGGATTTATTTGGTGATTATGACGTTGTTATTCAAGTGGATTTGGCTAAGGGAGCAGAAAAATGAGTTTAGATAATTTGATTAAGGTACAAGTTGAAGATGCGTTACAACCAATAATGGCGGAATTAAACTTTTACATAGACAAACTTTCTAAGACAGATGTTTATAAAGATGTTCAAGTTGGCGCAGCAGAGGCAGCACGGTTGCTAAATAGAAGCGTTGCTATGATTCATATCTATGTTGATGAAGGGCAGTTAATTCCAGTTGACCCACATGAAAAATGCAAAAAATTTACACTCGAAGAAATTGATAGATTTAGGAATGAGTCAACAATGCAACGTCGAAAAGATTTTTAATAGGAGATTATATATGAAAATGCAAAGTGAAAATAACCTTAAATATATTGGTGGTGGTAACGGTTTTGGTTTTTTTATAATACTTTTTTTCATTTTTTTAGTATTGAAACTATGTGGTGTTATTACATGGTCATGGTGGTGGGTATTTGCACCGTTTTGGTTGCCACCCACTGCTTTTTTATTGATATTGGCAATTTTTTATGTTGTCGTTACAATTTTTGATTTGATCAAAAATTATGTTAAGCCAAACAGTTAGTTTTAGAGCGAATTTTAAATAAAAATCATCTTGCCCAAACTCAAAGAATAATTATTGATAGCATAGAAATATAGCAGGTATTTCGGGGGGAGTTACATTCCGAGATAGTCATTTTTATCTTGGGATGTACCCAAAAATTAACGATTTAGGAAGTAAAATGAGTCAGCAGTTACAAGTAGTTAATTATAAAAGTCCTGTAGTAACAGAGCAGCAGTTGAAAACGTATTTGTCATCAATGGGAAGTAACCTAAAGCCTGAACATCAAACGCAGTTTATAGAGCTTGCAAAAGCATTTAATCTTAATCCATTTAAGCGTGAAATATATGGGGTAAGTTATAAAGATAATTTTAATATCATTGTTGGTTTTGAGGTTTATTTAAAGCGTGCAGAAGCTAGTGGTCAATTAGAAGGTTGGAGAGCTTGGACAGAAGGTAACAAACCTGATTTAAAGGCATGTGTTGAAATTAAACGTAGAGATTGGAGTGAACCTTATTACCATGAAGTTTATTTTGAGGAGTATAAACAAGAAAATAAAATGTGGTCTACAAAGCCACGCACAATGCTTAAAAAAGTTGCCATAGCTCAGGGTTTTCGTTTGGCATTTCCACTTGAATTAGGTGGAATCCCCTATATGGAAGATGAACTGCCAGATTTAGAAATTACGGATGTTACAACCAAAGAAAAGAAAAATAGTCTGGTCATAAACAAGCTTTACACAAAAATCAAAGCGCATGGTCTTAGTGATGAGGAAATACCTGATTTTGCTAAATTTGCAAATTTCAGTAGAGATGATATTGACAGTTGTTGGTGCGCATTAAATCGCTTTAATAAGTTATTTCAAGATTATCAAAATTCAAAGGCAATTGATCATGAATCTTTATGAAATTAATCATGCAATTATGCAAACACTATCTAATTCTGTTGATGAAGAGACAGGTGAAGTCATTGGTAATTTCGATATAGAAAAGTTAGATGAATTAAATCTAGCACGTGAAGTTAAAATTTTGAATATTGCCAAATTGATTAAAAACCTAAGTGCTGAACAGGCAGCAATTAATCATGAAAAATCAAAATTTCAACAATGGGAAAGTTCGATCAAAAGTCGTGTTGAATCACTGAAAAATTATTTAATAAGTAACTTAAGGGAGGGCGAAAAATTCAAGGATACACAAATTATGGTTAGTTATAAAAAACCAATGCAGAAGGTTCATATTTCAGATGTAGAAGTTTTGCCAGATGAATTTAAAAAGATTTCAGTTTTAGCAGATAAGGCAAAGATCAAAAGGCAACTTCTTGATGGTGAAATTGTATCAGGAGCAAAGCTTGAGTTGGGTGAGCCAAGTGTTTTGATTAAGTAAATGAAATTAAGGATAAAGTCATGAGTGAATTAGCGGTATTAAATAATCAAGAGTTAACAATGTCTAGTCTTGAGATTGCTGAGCTAACAGGTAAGAGGCATGATCATGTAATTCGAGATATTAAAAAAATGTTAAATGAACTTGAAATCACTCACCCCAAATTTGGGGGCAGCTACATAGATAGTACTGGGAGGCGGTTAAAGTGTTATTACTTACCAAAGCGTGAAACATTAATTTTAGTCTCAGGATATAATATGGGTATGCGTGCTAAAATTATTGATCGTTGGCAAGAGCTAGAAGAAAAACAAGAAACATCATTTGAAATACCGCAAACATTACCCGAAGCATTAAGATTAGCAGCTAATTTAGTTGAAGAAAACTTAACACTTAGAATTGATAATGAAAAAAAGTCATGCTTAATTGATGAATATCAGCCAAAAGCCGAGTATTTAGATCAGATATTAAGTTCAACTTCACTTGTGACCATAACTCAAATAGCTAAAGATTACGGTATGAGTGGTCGTGCAATGAATGAACTTTTGCATGAAATAGGCATTCAGTACAAAATTAATAACCAATGGCTGTTATATAGTCAATATCAATCAAAAGGTTATACACAAAGTTATACACATTTAAGAATGATAAATGTTAGTTATAATCATGATTTAACTGAAGTTAAAATGGTATCAAAATGGACACAGAAAGGTCGCTTGTTTTTATATAACAAATTGAAGTATGTAGGTATTTTACCAATGCTTGAATCCAAAGTAGCTTGATTATTTTTAAGGATTTATAATGAGGTATCAATATGAGGATAAAGTATTTTATTCACAGGTAGCGATATTTAAATATTTAAAGTCGATTAGTATTGTTAGCTGTGGATATAACTTCTTTATCAATGCTTTAAAGAAGAATAATCGAAATGTGCTAAATACGATTAAGTATACTAAAAAGCATAATCATGGTCGTGCAAAAGTGAGTCAAGGATTTGAAGTTGATGGAGCTTACTTTAACAATATGAGTGAGTTTGAAGATAAGTATAATTTGCCTAAAAATACAGTTTCTAATATTAAATCAAAACAAAAACTATCTGTGCAAGAAGCAGCATTAAAAGCGTTGGAATTACCAATTGCTAAGCATCAAGTTTTATATAAGAACAAGATGATATCAAAGTTTTTACAATCAAAACTACCAACGACAAATTTGGCCTATCGTTATAACAGGGGGTAAACGATGGATGAGTTAACATTATCAATTGGGTATAAAATGATTGAGAGCCTAATCGGTAGAAAATATGCTGATGTGGTTTATGATATTGCTGCGACAAATAATCGAAATAAAGTCTATATTCCAGTTTATTCTGGTGGCTCTACAGGTCGATTAAAGAAAGCGTTGCCTGATCATATCTTTAAAGAGCTTGTTAAACATTTTGGTGGTCAACGTTTATATATTCAAAAAGAAAATATTAAAATTGATGAATCAGCCTTAAGGCGTAAAGCAACACAGGATTTAGCTGATAAAGGTTACTCAGCAGATGAAATAGCACAGATTATTGGGGTTAATAGGACGACGGTGTTTAAAAGTTATTTGGCTAATAAAGTAAAAATGAAATATCTTAATGGTAAGCAAGGAGAATTATTTTAATTTTAAATGTATTTCAATGATCAGTTATAAAGTTTATATTTAAATTGTTTTTATTATGTATCTATAAGTTTATATATTTCAATATTGTGCAATGCAAAATCATGCAAACACTTGTATCGCCATTAATAAATTTATTTTATTGTTTCAAATATTACATAAAAATTTATTTTGTTATATTTATTTTTATGTAAAACAAAAAAAATTAAGGCTACTTATGATGCTTAAAATTATTTTATTATCTTTTTTGTTGGTGTTTAATTTAAATTCTATGGCCTCCACATTAATTTATCAGCCTGTCAGTCCCTCATTTGGAGGCAATCCTTTAAATGGGCCTTTTCTACTCCGTAGTGCTGAGCTACAAGATGATCATAAACCTCCTTCATCTGGGAGTAGATCATCAGCAAATACTGCTGCCGAGAGATTAAAGGCAAGATTAGATTCAGTTATTGCTTCACAGTTAGCTAGTTCAATCTTAAAAAATGTGATTGATGATGATGGTAACTTAAGTGCAGGTTCGGTTGAAACAGATTCATTTACCGTTTCTGTCACAGAAATAGGTAGTAGCTTCATTATTAATTTAGATGATAAAGTAACGGGAGAGTCAAGTGAAATTACTATTACTAATTAATAATATCAAAATAACTACACTGTTTATGGTTCTAATACTATTAACAGGTTGTGCTACAAACCAAAAAAGAATCAAGCAGCCTGTTTATGATGAGAATGTCTATTCACAAGCTTTTATGAAAACTTTTCCTAAAGAAAAACTTAATGTATCAATTTTTGAATTTAAAGATTATACGGGGAAATATCAAGGTGCACTAAATGGTCAAAGTGTTTATTCAAAAGTAGTTACTCAAGACCCAGAGTCTGTCTTAATTACTAAACTATTGGCAAGTGATTGGTTTAATGTATTAGAGCGAACGGTGTTAAAAAATATTTTAACTGAAAGAAAGTTATCTGAATTAAGTAACAAAGAGAAATTCTCTAAACTTGCATACTCGCGTTATGCACTTGCAGGTGGAATTATTGATTATGAATCTAATACATTAACAGGAGGGCTTGGTGCAAAATATTTTGGTATTGGAGGTTCTACTGAATATAGAGCTGATCAGATGACCATAAGTTTAAGATTAATTGATATTGAGACAGGATCAATTTTAAGCTCTACTGTTTTGACGGATCAAGTTTATTCATATGGATTGAGTCTAGGGGTTTTTCAGTTTGTAAGCTATAAGAAATTATTGGAAGCTGAAGGTGGCTTTACAAGAAATGAACCCAAGATTCTTGTATTAAATAGCTTACTAGAAGAATCTGTTAAACAGCTTATTCAAGATAGTATTGAATTAGGTATTTTTAGTGTAAAAGAAACAAGCAGTAATATAAAACAAATAAAAAGTTGATGTGTAATGAATAACTAATAATTACTTAGGGAGGTGCATAATTAAGAAGAGAAGAGTTTTATTTAAAACAAAAAAAGAAAAATTGAATAAAAGAATATAATTCTAATTGGAGAACAACATGAATATCCTAAGTAAAAACCTACTAGGGGTTGCATTATTCAGTTGTCTGTATATAAATGCAAATGCAACAACTAGTGTATCTGCAGCATTTGACGCTGCTCATAGTGCTGCATTAGCTGATGTTAATGCAATAGATCAGTCACTCTCAGGTAGTACTGCAGCTATTTCAGATACAACAGCAACTATGAATAATGTACAAATGACTGTCTCACAAACACCAGGTAGTATACAAGTAAGTGAGATTACAAGTTTATCAAATCCAGCAATTGATGGCAATGATGATGTTTTCATTGATCAATCAGGTGCTACGGTTGCTAATCCTAATAAAGCCTTAACGATATGGAATGGTGATAATTTATTTTTAAGCTTAGTGCAAAATGGAGAAGGTAATTTATCTTTACTCAATGTTAATGGTAATGATT comes from the bacterium SCSIO 12844 genome and includes:
- a CDS encoding ATP-binding protein, encoding MEAISKIESFVEQMKLKAEKKKQHCDKHQIGYLYSCSQCDAEIKQAQERAYQVGVLLTQSGIRKRFEKACFENFKPENHHDQINFKLAKNYADNFDVMKENGKNIVMYGGTGTGKNYLAVSIMRELISLYSAKVKVITAYNLIYSINETYSPNCHKTERQVKQEYLSYDFLVIDEFDLNRGTESDNLQLFDVINDRYEEMLPTAIISNLNREQLEKRVGQRVISRLLDGGVIMKFTGVDRRKNQVCNGGVKL
- the bet gene encoding phage recombination protein Bet, translated to MSQQLQVVNYKSPVVTEQQLKTYLSSMGSNLKPEHQTQFIELAKAFNLNPFKREIYGVSYKDNFNIIVGFEVYLKRAEASGQLEGWRAWTEGNKPDLKACVEIKRRDWSEPYYHEVYFEEYKQENKMWSTKPRTMLKKVAIAQGFRLAFPLELGGIPYMEDELPDLEITDVTTKEKKNSLVINKLYTKIKAHGLSDEEIPDFAKFANFSRDDIDSCWCALNRFNKLFQDYQNSKAIDHESL
- a CDS encoding siphovirus Gp157 family protein: MNLYEINHAIMQTLSNSVDEETGEVIGNFDIEKLDELNLAREVKILNIAKLIKNLSAEQAAINHEKSKFQQWESSIKSRVESLKNYLISNLREGEKFKDTQIMVSYKKPMQKVHISDVEVLPDEFKKISVLADKAKIKRQLLDGEIVSGAKLELGEPSVLIK
- a CDS encoding phage regulatory protein/antirepressor Ant, coding for MSELAVLNNQELTMSSLEIAELTGKRHDHVIRDIKKMLNELEITHPKFGGSYIDSTGRRLKCYYLPKRETLILVSGYNMGMRAKIIDRWQELEEKQETSFEIPQTLPEALRLAANLVEENLTLRIDNEKKSCLIDEYQPKAEYLDQILSSTSLVTITQIAKDYGMSGRAMNELLHEIGIQYKINNQWLLYSQYQSKGYTQSYTHLRMINVSYNHDLTEVKMVSKWTQKGRLFLYNKLKYVGILPMLESKVA
- a CDS encoding curli production assembly protein CsgF codes for the protein MQNHANTCIAINKFILLFQILHKNLFCYIYFYVKQKKLRLLMMLKIILLSFLLVFNLNSMASTLIYQPVSPSFGGNPLNGPFLLRSAELQDDHKPPSSGSRSSANTAAERLKARLDSVIASQLASSILKNVIDDDGNLSAGSVETDSFTVSVTEIGSSFIINLDDKVTGESSEITITN
- a CDS encoding transporter translates to MKLLLLINNIKITTLFMVLILLTGCATNQKRIKQPVYDENVYSQAFMKTFPKEKLNVSIFEFKDYTGKYQGALNGQSVYSKVVTQDPESVLITKLLASDWFNVLERTVLKNILTERKLSELSNKEKFSKLAYSRYALAGGIIDYESNTLTGGLGAKYFGIGGSTEYRADQMTISLRLIDIETGSILSSTVLTDQVYSYGLSLGVFQFVSYKKLLEAEGGFTRNEPKILVLNSLLEESVKQLIQDSIELGIFSVKETSSNIKQIKS